The Mauremys mutica isolate MM-2020 ecotype Southern chromosome 1, ASM2049712v1, whole genome shotgun sequence genome has a segment encoding these proteins:
- the LOC123375367 gene encoding olfactory receptor 52R1-like, with protein sequence MSDSNTTDFTNPSTFILLGIPGLEAAHVWISIPFCTMYTIAILGNFTILFVVKMEQSLHEPMYYFLCMLAVTDLVLTTSTLPKTLSIFWFNSREIHFSACLTQMYFIHCFLEIESGILVAMALDRYVAICHPLRYSTILTNPVVAKIGLAVLLRGCAVILPIPILARQWPYCRTNIIPQPYCGHIAVVNLACADTRVSSYYGLFVLFCVRGLDVIFITVTYTQILRAIFSLPTKDARLKVFGTCSSHLFVILAFYIPSLFSSLTYRFGKNVPGHFHILIASVYLLMPPVLNPIIYGVRTKEIRCRLLRLFTHKGT encoded by the coding sequence atgtcagattccaacacaactgacttcaccaacccctccaccttcatcctgctgggcatacctggcctggaggcagcccatgtctggatctccatccccttctgcaccatgtacaccatagccatcttggggaacttcaccatcctgttcgtCGTGAAGATGGAGcagagcctccatgagcccatgtactatttcctctgcatgctggccgtcaCCGACCTGGTCCTGACTACATCTACCCTGCCGAAAacactgagcatcttctggttcaattccagggagatccatttcagtgcctgcctcacccagatgtacttcattcactgcttcttaGAGATCGAGTCTGGGATCCTAGTGGCCATGGCTctggatcgctacgtggccatctgccatcctctgagatattccaccatcctgacaaaccctgTTGTAGCCAAGATCGGCCTGGCCGTGCTGCTGCGTGGATGTGCGGTCATATTGCCCATTCCCATCCTGGcgaggcagtggccatattgcagaaccaacatcatcccccaacCATACTGCGGACACATCGCCGTGGTGAATCTGGCCTGCGCCGACACCCGGgtcagtagttactatggcctcTTCGTACTATTCTGTGTCAGGGGTCTGGATGTGATTTTTATCACCGTGACATATACCcaaatcctcagggccatcttcagcctccccacaaaggacgcccggctcaaggtttttgggacctgcagctcccacctctttGTCATTTTAGCCTTTTATATACCaagtctcttctcctccctcacatACCGGTTTGGCAAGAATGTGCCTGGGCATTTCCACATTCTCATTGCCAGCGTGTACCTCTTGATGCCCCCTGTGCTAAATCCCATCATctacggggtgaggaccaaagagatcaggtgcaggctgctccggctcttcACTCATAAAGGTACCTAA